The genome window AGCCACCTCTACAGGCCATTGCTAGCCGCTATCCCACCGTACGCCTTGTTTTTGCCGATTTTCTTGAACTCGATCTTGATGTTCTCCTCGATATGGCTTTCGGCGTCGGCAGTATCGGCTCGGCGGTCTCCAATATTCCTTATTCCATCTCCACGCCCCTCGTAGAAAGGCTGCTCTCTCACAAAAACCGTTTCCGCCAAATGATCCTGCTGGTACAGGAGGAGTTTGCCCGGCGGATTGTTGCCAAGCCGGGCAGTAAGGATTACGGATCGCTCTCCGTATTTGTACAGTATCATGCAACGGCTGAGATCGCCGGCGTCGTGCCGCGCACGGTCTTCTTTCCGCAACCGGAGGTTCATTCCGCGATTCTAAAGATCGTGCCGGTCTCGCCAAGCACCCAGCCAGTGGAAAATGAGCGGCGCTTTTTTTCGATCGTGCACGCCGCTTTCGGACAACGTC of Chthonomonas calidirosea T49 contains these proteins:
- the rsmA gene encoding 16S rRNA (adenine(1518)-N(6)/adenine(1519)-N(6))-dimethyltransferase RsmA is translated as MHPEDFQPTSLNVLRAWLREHRIHPSKRLGQNFLFDRNTLQRILLVADLRPEEPVLEIGAGFGALTQALAEQGARVTAIEVDSRLKPPLQAIASRYPTVRLVFADFLELDLDVLLDMAFGVGSIGSAVSNIPYSISTPLVERLLSHKNRFRQMILLVQEEFARRIVAKPGSKDYGSLSVFVQYHATAEIAGVVPRTVFFPQPEVHSAILKIVPVSPSTQPVENERRFFSIVHAAFGQRRKTLLKALLAAASQIGLPNDRARVAAWLSAAKIAPERRGETLSLEEFARLANTPPEPLNSPEAL